The proteins below come from a single Petrotoga sp. 9PW.55.5.1 genomic window:
- a CDS encoding carbohydrate ABC transporter permease, producing MKKTFKNILNKIVIYLLLLIIGFAYLYPLFFMISTSFMDMDDLVNPTVQWIPTKLYLNNFKIASNVLNVGDSLINSIIMAGVPAILQTISSALIGYAFARFEFPLKKLWLGLLLFTFLLPVQVTLIPKYIMFSNYGMINTPLTSFLPALFGQGIRSTIFILIFYQFFSSYPKSIDEAAQIDGANHLTIFLRIAIPMSVPAIVVSILFSFVWYWNETYLSSLFFGNSIQTLPMRLQSFVDAYSRMYPVSDASLANRLNEGIRMAATLITIVPLILLYLLLQKQFVESVDRTGITGE from the coding sequence ATGAAGAAAACTTTTAAAAACATCTTAAATAAAATAGTTATTTATTTGTTATTATTAATAATAGGATTTGCATACTTATATCCATTATTTTTTATGATTTCAACTAGTTTCATGGATATGGATGATTTAGTAAATCCTACAGTCCAGTGGATACCAACAAAATTATATTTAAATAATTTTAAAATTGCTTCAAATGTGTTGAATGTTGGGGATTCTTTAATTAATTCTATAATTATGGCAGGAGTTCCTGCCATTTTACAAACGATTTCAAGTGCTCTCATTGGATATGCCTTTGCGAGATTTGAATTTCCTCTCAAAAAATTGTGGTTAGGATTGTTATTATTTACATTTTTGTTACCTGTTCAAGTAACTCTCATACCAAAGTATATTATGTTTAGTAATTATGGGATGATAAATACACCTTTAACTTCGTTTCTTCCGGCATTGTTTGGACAGGGAATTAGAAGTACTATTTTTATATTGATATTCTATCAATTTTTTAGTTCTTATCCAAAATCTATAGATGAAGCTGCACAAATTGATGGGGCTAATCATTTAACGATATTTTTAAGGATTGCAATTCCAATGTCGGTACCTGCTATAGTAGTTTCAATACTTTTTTCTTTTGTTTGGTATTGGAATGAAACCTACCTTTCAAGTTTATTTTTTGGTAATTCTATTCAAACTTTACCTATGCGTCTTCAATCATTTGTAGATGCATATTCGAGGATGTATCCTGTAAGCGATGCAAGTTTAGCTAATCGGTTAAATGAAGGTATAAGAATGGCTGCAACTCTAATAACGATAGTTCCTTTGATTTTATTGTATTTATTGTTACAAAAACAATTTGTTGAAAGCGTAGATAGAACAGGAATAACCGGTGAATAA